A region from the Aphis gossypii isolate Hap1 chromosome 1, ASM2018417v2, whole genome shotgun sequence genome encodes:
- the LOC114120764 gene encoding protein artichoke isoform X2, protein MRTRWKEVLLVTVLMFVNFCLSITTSCEDLQSEFRYPCICEELRQIGGLALNCDGVIYPSDHVNLPKDAPILVFTQRNAGHHSVPTQLFPSTVKLDLSQNSIRRLSEKSFNIIQNTVEDLRLAGNLLGDTLNPIFSSTEFHGLSKLIRLDLSENRISSLEEGILKGCINLEELKLDGNRLAFIPSTSLNGPEALRTLSLKNNRIDSIQQGSFLSQKTLIKIDLSSNRVNNIEIGAFEGLSVLKQLLLSENRLSKFNSDVFYGAEKLDKLDISNNFIVEFPSIALKKFDNLKILNLSSNLIQKLENSQLTSLEVLDVSRNNIANISPGTFTSLKKLKTLNLAVNMLRTVEDDAFEGLINLESLSLEDNNILLIPATALSKLPHLSKLRLDYNRIAALSSNILRGLSEILIELGLSRNVIREIPPDVFQDFKLLRVLDLSGNLLLSVEPSTFSGLEDTLEHLNLQGNRIASLSSEPINLQKLKTLDLSYNQLKEIPRHTFTVMSSLSSLNLSHNPHLALIPVSVFHPLTQLQKLDISFTSIKVLSPELFFKTLSLTHLFIQNNGITELPETMFQSLTNLVTLDLSENQISNIRIGSFMGLSSIRYVNLSKNKLSSFKGEYFITKRSNGTPLEEIDMSNNQISYLFPSTFKVHPNIKVIKVSNNKFNFFPSELIAGLAHLQEVDLSKNSLKTLEEFDFAGLPQLRKLNLADNQIDTISETTFHNSTQLQNIKLANNNLERIGERTFQGLNRLQYLDLENNNLTELPDLIFDRTRLKVLENINLAKNRFTIAPLKSLQKQYFFLSSVDLSSNQLTELQTDDSILVNIKKLDLSFNHLSEMTIKNILSEPKTVRELNLAGTGITSLSPLETPFLQKLNLSYNRINIVDEHVFDRSTLIEELDLSHNELQSLSSLRAVWPKLNQVQLLDVSWNPISNVILGDLDKLESLRSLRINDLLECDKIEKNAFRNLGNLIELKMYDYPKLGYLDVTGLLNYLQSLEALEIEVKDSSIGSQLSAAMNPRLKSLTIRGQQITSISSGALAGLKYRQVHIRIQNTSLTSLPPSLLIALPRSSVIQLDVFDNQLATLTSQFLAALDDRRSSLKLNGLRANPIYCDCNVRALRRSPLALDLICSAPAFVAGSLLIEIPDDDLTCDVSRQTTTTTTTSTTAATTTTAATSPIVVKAPKQRTTTEPDIIWSLPPATNSPPHQQQKSPATAKLPNPATAAAIANDDTLIIGIVAGVVVFIAILVIIICIVRIRLSTAEYNSHMNALPPILGAPMHCTNQACPCPKTNGQNVMYPMSAAASYSNSYATLPAHKLSSVSSPLRQSYSALNVPAPYTQNPYYIPYGGGDEKDYTMSVR, encoded by the exons atgCGTACCAGATGGAAGGAGGTGCTATTAGTAACAGTGTTAATGTTcgtcaatttttgtttatctatCACTACATCATGTGAAGATTTACAGTCTGAGTTCCGGTACCCTTGTATTTGCGAAGAGCTAAGACAAATTGGAGGTCTAGCGTTAAATTGCGATGGTGTGATCTATCCAAGTGATCATGTGAATTTACCAAAAGATGCACCAATCTTGGTATTCACCCAAAGAAATGCTGGTCACCATTCTGTTCCCACACAACTCTTTCCATCTACAG TCAAGCTAGACTTGTCACAAAATTCTATTAGAAGATTGTCCGAAaagtcatttaatattatacagaatacaGTTGAAGATCTAAGGTTGGCTGGTAACTTATTAGGTGACACCTTAAATCCAATATTTTCTTCTACGGAATTTCATGGATTATCGAAATTAATACGTTTGGATCTCAGTGAAAATAGAATATCATCTTTAGAGGAAGGCATATTAAAGGGTTGTATAAATTTAGAG GAACTGAAGTTGGATGGTAACCGTTTAGCATTTATACCTAGCACTTCATTGAATGGCCCAGAAGCGCTACGGACTTTATCACTAAAAAATAACCGAATtg ATAGTATACAACAGGGTTCTTTTCTATcacaaaaaactttaataaagaTAGATTTATCATCAAATAGAGTAAACAACATTGAAATAGGAGCATTTGAAGGCTTATCAGTGTTAAAACAGCTTTTGTTATCAGAAAATCGATTGTCAAAATTTAACAGTGATGTTTTTTATg GTGCGGAAAAACTGGACAAATTAGATATTTCGaacaattttatagttgaatttCCTTCAattgctttaaaaaaatttgataatttaaaaatattaaatttatcatcaaatttgatacaa aaattggaAAATTCGCAATTAACATCATTAGAAGTTTTAGACGTTAGTAGAAACAACATTGCGAACATTTCACCGGGAACTTTTACGAgcttaaagaaattaaaaaccttAAACTTGGCTGTTAACATGTTAAGAACT GTTGAAGATGATGCTTTTGAAGGTTTAATAAATCTTGAATCGTTGTCTTTAGaagataataacattttattaataccagCAACTGCGCTCAGTAAATTACCACACTTGAGCAAATTACGTTTGGATTACAATAGAATTGCAGCACTTTCTTCAAATATTCTTCGGGGGTTAtcagaaatattaattgaactaGGTTTGAGTAGAAATGTTATTAGAGAAATACCTCCAGATGTATTTCAA GACTTTAAACTCTTGAGAGTTCTTGATTTATctggaaatttattattatctgtagAACCATCAACGTTCTCAGGTTTAGAAGATACTCTGGAACATTTAAATCTTCAAGGCAACAGAATTGCTTCGCTTTCATCAGAGCCAATAAACCTTCAAAAGTTGAAAACTCTTGATTTATCATACAATCAGTTAAAAGAAATACCTCGACATACATTTACTGTGATGTCTTCGTTGTCAAGTTTAAACTTGAGTCATAACCCTCATTTAGCTTTGATACCCGTAAGCGTATTCCACCCATTAACACAACTGCAAAAACTCGATATCAGCTTTACTAGCATAAAAGTCTTAAGCCCCGAATTGTTTTTCAAGACTTTATCACTTACTCACCTTTTTATACAGAACAATGGCATCACTGAGTTACCAGAAACTATGTTTCAAAGTTTGACTAACTTAGTTACGTTGGATTTATCAGAAAACCAAATATCAAACATACGTATCGGTTCATTTATGGGCCTTTCTTCAATTAGATATGTAAATTtgtctaaaaataaactgtcTTCATTTAAaggtgaatattttattacaaaacgaAGCAATGGCACCCCGCTGGAAGAAATTGATATGTCTAATAATCAAATCAGTTATTTGTTCCCATCAACATTTAAAGTTCATCCTAACATAAAAGTTATCAAAGTTTCGAACAATAAATTCAACTTTTTCCCCTCTGAGCTTATTGCAGGTCTGGCGCATTTGCAAGAAGTAGATTTAAgcaaaaatagtttgaaaacaCTAGAAGAATTTGATTTTGCTGGTTTACCACaactaagaaaattaaatttagctgATAACCAAATAGACACAATAAGCGAGACAACGTTTCATAATTCTactcaattacaaaatattaaattggctAACAATAATTTAGAACGAATCGGTGAAAGAACTTTTCAAGGACTGAATAGATTACAGTACTtagatttagaaaataataatttgacagaATTGcctgatttaatttttgaccGAACTCGTTTAAAAGTCCTCGAGAACATTAACTTGGCAAAGAATAGGTTTACAATAGCACCCTTAAAAAGTTTACAGaaacaatatttctttttgtcATCCGTAGATTTGTCTTCAAATCAATTAACTGAATTACAGACCGACGATAGCATATTAGTGAACATTAAAAAActtgatttatcatttaacCATTTATCTGAAATgactattaaaaacatactcAGTGAACCCAAAACAGTACGCGAATTGAATTTGGCGGGCACTGGAATAACATCTTTATCGCCCTTGGAAACACCATTTCTACAAAAACTAAATCTATCCTATAACCGGATAAATATTGTGGATGAACACGTGTTTGACCGATCAACACTGATCGAAGAACTTGATTTGTCACACAATGAATTACAAAGTTTGTCATCCTTGAGAGCCGTTTGGCCGAAGCTGAATCAGGTGCAACTGTTAGATGTTTCTTGGAACCCGATATCGAACGTCATCCTGGGTGACTTGGACAAGCTTGAGTCGTTGCGGTCGTTACGAATTAACGATTTATTGGAATGCGACAAGATTGAAAAGAACGCTTTCAGAAATCTCGGCAACCTAATTGAACTGAAAATGTACGACTATCCGAAGCTGGGTTACTTAGACGTCACTGGCTTGTTGAACTACCTGCAGTCATTGGAGGCACTTGAGATTGAAGTGAAAGACTCGTCCATCGGCAGTCAGCTGTCGGCTGCCATGAACCCCAGACTTAAGTCATTGACCATACGTGGACAGCAGATTACATCCATCTCGTCAGGCGCGTTAGCCGGCCTCAAGTATCGGCAGGTGCATATTCGAATCCAAAACACGTCACTGACTAGTCTACCACCCTCACTGCTGATCGCGTTGCCCCGATCGTCGGTCATCCAACTTGATGTGTTTGACAACCAACTGGCTACGCTTACGTCCCAGTTCTTGGCCGCCCTGGACGATCGGCGGAGTTCACTGAAACTGAACGGTCTGCGAGCTAATCCCATTTACTGCGACTGCAATGTCAGGGCATTGAGACGGTCGCCACTGGCTTTGGACCTGATATGTTCCGCGCCAGCGTTCGTGGCTGGCAGTCTACTTATCGAAATACCTGACGACGACCTAACCTGTGATGTCAGCCGACAAACAACGACTACGACTACGACGTCGACAACTGCCGCGACCACAACCACCGCTGCAACCAGTCCCATCGTCGTTAAAGCACCCAAACAACGAACGACTACCGAACCGGACATCATATGGTCGCTACCTCCAGCCACCAACAGTCCACCGCACCAGCAGCAGAAGTCACCAGCAACCGCAAAGTTACCTAACCCGGCCACGGCCGCGGCCATCGCTAATGATGACACGCTGATCATCGGGATTGTAGCCGGCGTTGTAGTGTTCATTGCCATACTGGTGATTATCATATGTATCGTCCGCATACGTCTGTCGACTGCAGAGTACAATTCGCACATGAACGCCCTTCCACCTATCTTAGGCGCCCCGATGCACTGCACCAATCAGGCGTGCCCATGCCCCAAAACCAATGGTCAGAACGTCATGTATCCTATGTCAGCGGCCGCGTCCTACAGCAACAGTTATGCTACATTGCCTGCTCATAAGCTGTCATCAGTATCGTCGCCACTTCGGCAATCCTACAGCGCTCTGAACGTACCCGCGCCATATACGCAGAATCCTTATTACATACCATACGGTGGCGGTGACGAAAAGGATTACACGATGAGCGTGAGATAA
- the LOC114120764 gene encoding protein artichoke isoform X1 yields MSENQFEYRLIMRTRWKEVLLVTVLMFVNFCLSITTSCEDLQSEFRYPCICEELRQIGGLALNCDGVIYPSDHVNLPKDAPILVFTQRNAGHHSVPTQLFPSTVKLDLSQNSIRRLSEKSFNIIQNTVEDLRLAGNLLGDTLNPIFSSTEFHGLSKLIRLDLSENRISSLEEGILKGCINLEELKLDGNRLAFIPSTSLNGPEALRTLSLKNNRIDSIQQGSFLSQKTLIKIDLSSNRVNNIEIGAFEGLSVLKQLLLSENRLSKFNSDVFYGAEKLDKLDISNNFIVEFPSIALKKFDNLKILNLSSNLIQKLENSQLTSLEVLDVSRNNIANISPGTFTSLKKLKTLNLAVNMLRTVEDDAFEGLINLESLSLEDNNILLIPATALSKLPHLSKLRLDYNRIAALSSNILRGLSEILIELGLSRNVIREIPPDVFQDFKLLRVLDLSGNLLLSVEPSTFSGLEDTLEHLNLQGNRIASLSSEPINLQKLKTLDLSYNQLKEIPRHTFTVMSSLSSLNLSHNPHLALIPVSVFHPLTQLQKLDISFTSIKVLSPELFFKTLSLTHLFIQNNGITELPETMFQSLTNLVTLDLSENQISNIRIGSFMGLSSIRYVNLSKNKLSSFKGEYFITKRSNGTPLEEIDMSNNQISYLFPSTFKVHPNIKVIKVSNNKFNFFPSELIAGLAHLQEVDLSKNSLKTLEEFDFAGLPQLRKLNLADNQIDTISETTFHNSTQLQNIKLANNNLERIGERTFQGLNRLQYLDLENNNLTELPDLIFDRTRLKVLENINLAKNRFTIAPLKSLQKQYFFLSSVDLSSNQLTELQTDDSILVNIKKLDLSFNHLSEMTIKNILSEPKTVRELNLAGTGITSLSPLETPFLQKLNLSYNRINIVDEHVFDRSTLIEELDLSHNELQSLSSLRAVWPKLNQVQLLDVSWNPISNVILGDLDKLESLRSLRINDLLECDKIEKNAFRNLGNLIELKMYDYPKLGYLDVTGLLNYLQSLEALEIEVKDSSIGSQLSAAMNPRLKSLTIRGQQITSISSGALAGLKYRQVHIRIQNTSLTSLPPSLLIALPRSSVIQLDVFDNQLATLTSQFLAALDDRRSSLKLNGLRANPIYCDCNVRALRRSPLALDLICSAPAFVAGSLLIEIPDDDLTCDVSRQTTTTTTTSTTAATTTTAATSPIVVKAPKQRTTTEPDIIWSLPPATNSPPHQQQKSPATAKLPNPATAAAIANDDTLIIGIVAGVVVFIAILVIIICIVRIRLSTAEYNSHMNALPPILGAPMHCTNQACPCPKTNGQNVMYPMSAAASYSNSYATLPAHKLSSVSSPLRQSYSALNVPAPYTQNPYYIPYGGGDEKDYTMSVR; encoded by the exons attaataatgCGTACCAGATGGAAGGAGGTGCTATTAGTAACAGTGTTAATGTTcgtcaatttttgtttatctatCACTACATCATGTGAAGATTTACAGTCTGAGTTCCGGTACCCTTGTATTTGCGAAGAGCTAAGACAAATTGGAGGTCTAGCGTTAAATTGCGATGGTGTGATCTATCCAAGTGATCATGTGAATTTACCAAAAGATGCACCAATCTTGGTATTCACCCAAAGAAATGCTGGTCACCATTCTGTTCCCACACAACTCTTTCCATCTACAG TCAAGCTAGACTTGTCACAAAATTCTATTAGAAGATTGTCCGAAaagtcatttaatattatacagaatacaGTTGAAGATCTAAGGTTGGCTGGTAACTTATTAGGTGACACCTTAAATCCAATATTTTCTTCTACGGAATTTCATGGATTATCGAAATTAATACGTTTGGATCTCAGTGAAAATAGAATATCATCTTTAGAGGAAGGCATATTAAAGGGTTGTATAAATTTAGAG GAACTGAAGTTGGATGGTAACCGTTTAGCATTTATACCTAGCACTTCATTGAATGGCCCAGAAGCGCTACGGACTTTATCACTAAAAAATAACCGAATtg ATAGTATACAACAGGGTTCTTTTCTATcacaaaaaactttaataaagaTAGATTTATCATCAAATAGAGTAAACAACATTGAAATAGGAGCATTTGAAGGCTTATCAGTGTTAAAACAGCTTTTGTTATCAGAAAATCGATTGTCAAAATTTAACAGTGATGTTTTTTATg GTGCGGAAAAACTGGACAAATTAGATATTTCGaacaattttatagttgaatttCCTTCAattgctttaaaaaaatttgataatttaaaaatattaaatttatcatcaaatttgatacaa aaattggaAAATTCGCAATTAACATCATTAGAAGTTTTAGACGTTAGTAGAAACAACATTGCGAACATTTCACCGGGAACTTTTACGAgcttaaagaaattaaaaaccttAAACTTGGCTGTTAACATGTTAAGAACT GTTGAAGATGATGCTTTTGAAGGTTTAATAAATCTTGAATCGTTGTCTTTAGaagataataacattttattaataccagCAACTGCGCTCAGTAAATTACCACACTTGAGCAAATTACGTTTGGATTACAATAGAATTGCAGCACTTTCTTCAAATATTCTTCGGGGGTTAtcagaaatattaattgaactaGGTTTGAGTAGAAATGTTATTAGAGAAATACCTCCAGATGTATTTCAA GACTTTAAACTCTTGAGAGTTCTTGATTTATctggaaatttattattatctgtagAACCATCAACGTTCTCAGGTTTAGAAGATACTCTGGAACATTTAAATCTTCAAGGCAACAGAATTGCTTCGCTTTCATCAGAGCCAATAAACCTTCAAAAGTTGAAAACTCTTGATTTATCATACAATCAGTTAAAAGAAATACCTCGACATACATTTACTGTGATGTCTTCGTTGTCAAGTTTAAACTTGAGTCATAACCCTCATTTAGCTTTGATACCCGTAAGCGTATTCCACCCATTAACACAACTGCAAAAACTCGATATCAGCTTTACTAGCATAAAAGTCTTAAGCCCCGAATTGTTTTTCAAGACTTTATCACTTACTCACCTTTTTATACAGAACAATGGCATCACTGAGTTACCAGAAACTATGTTTCAAAGTTTGACTAACTTAGTTACGTTGGATTTATCAGAAAACCAAATATCAAACATACGTATCGGTTCATTTATGGGCCTTTCTTCAATTAGATATGTAAATTtgtctaaaaataaactgtcTTCATTTAAaggtgaatattttattacaaaacgaAGCAATGGCACCCCGCTGGAAGAAATTGATATGTCTAATAATCAAATCAGTTATTTGTTCCCATCAACATTTAAAGTTCATCCTAACATAAAAGTTATCAAAGTTTCGAACAATAAATTCAACTTTTTCCCCTCTGAGCTTATTGCAGGTCTGGCGCATTTGCAAGAAGTAGATTTAAgcaaaaatagtttgaaaacaCTAGAAGAATTTGATTTTGCTGGTTTACCACaactaagaaaattaaatttagctgATAACCAAATAGACACAATAAGCGAGACAACGTTTCATAATTCTactcaattacaaaatattaaattggctAACAATAATTTAGAACGAATCGGTGAAAGAACTTTTCAAGGACTGAATAGATTACAGTACTtagatttagaaaataataatttgacagaATTGcctgatttaatttttgaccGAACTCGTTTAAAAGTCCTCGAGAACATTAACTTGGCAAAGAATAGGTTTACAATAGCACCCTTAAAAAGTTTACAGaaacaatatttctttttgtcATCCGTAGATTTGTCTTCAAATCAATTAACTGAATTACAGACCGACGATAGCATATTAGTGAACATTAAAAAActtgatttatcatttaacCATTTATCTGAAATgactattaaaaacatactcAGTGAACCCAAAACAGTACGCGAATTGAATTTGGCGGGCACTGGAATAACATCTTTATCGCCCTTGGAAACACCATTTCTACAAAAACTAAATCTATCCTATAACCGGATAAATATTGTGGATGAACACGTGTTTGACCGATCAACACTGATCGAAGAACTTGATTTGTCACACAATGAATTACAAAGTTTGTCATCCTTGAGAGCCGTTTGGCCGAAGCTGAATCAGGTGCAACTGTTAGATGTTTCTTGGAACCCGATATCGAACGTCATCCTGGGTGACTTGGACAAGCTTGAGTCGTTGCGGTCGTTACGAATTAACGATTTATTGGAATGCGACAAGATTGAAAAGAACGCTTTCAGAAATCTCGGCAACCTAATTGAACTGAAAATGTACGACTATCCGAAGCTGGGTTACTTAGACGTCACTGGCTTGTTGAACTACCTGCAGTCATTGGAGGCACTTGAGATTGAAGTGAAAGACTCGTCCATCGGCAGTCAGCTGTCGGCTGCCATGAACCCCAGACTTAAGTCATTGACCATACGTGGACAGCAGATTACATCCATCTCGTCAGGCGCGTTAGCCGGCCTCAAGTATCGGCAGGTGCATATTCGAATCCAAAACACGTCACTGACTAGTCTACCACCCTCACTGCTGATCGCGTTGCCCCGATCGTCGGTCATCCAACTTGATGTGTTTGACAACCAACTGGCTACGCTTACGTCCCAGTTCTTGGCCGCCCTGGACGATCGGCGGAGTTCACTGAAACTGAACGGTCTGCGAGCTAATCCCATTTACTGCGACTGCAATGTCAGGGCATTGAGACGGTCGCCACTGGCTTTGGACCTGATATGTTCCGCGCCAGCGTTCGTGGCTGGCAGTCTACTTATCGAAATACCTGACGACGACCTAACCTGTGATGTCAGCCGACAAACAACGACTACGACTACGACGTCGACAACTGCCGCGACCACAACCACCGCTGCAACCAGTCCCATCGTCGTTAAAGCACCCAAACAACGAACGACTACCGAACCGGACATCATATGGTCGCTACCTCCAGCCACCAACAGTCCACCGCACCAGCAGCAGAAGTCACCAGCAACCGCAAAGTTACCTAACCCGGCCACGGCCGCGGCCATCGCTAATGATGACACGCTGATCATCGGGATTGTAGCCGGCGTTGTAGTGTTCATTGCCATACTGGTGATTATCATATGTATCGTCCGCATACGTCTGTCGACTGCAGAGTACAATTCGCACATGAACGCCCTTCCACCTATCTTAGGCGCCCCGATGCACTGCACCAATCAGGCGTGCCCATGCCCCAAAACCAATGGTCAGAACGTCATGTATCCTATGTCAGCGGCCGCGTCCTACAGCAACAGTTATGCTACATTGCCTGCTCATAAGCTGTCATCAGTATCGTCGCCACTTCGGCAATCCTACAGCGCTCTGAACGTACCCGCGCCATATACGCAGAATCCTTATTACATACCATACGGTGGCGGTGACGAAAAGGATTACACGATGAGCGTGAGATAA